TGTAGATATTAATGTGCCCATTAAAAAAATACCATAGAAATTCTCGATCAACCCGGTAGGATTTGTGAAAACTTGATGTATTTGTGAACATATCAAATACTATAACAAGTGCTAGTCTCTCTCAGTGAATAAAGTAGAAGAATTAGGAAAATCTCCCTTATAGGAGCATAATATACATCATGTATTGGTGACATGAACTTGTCATGTCAAAGTTACGTTTTTATAATTAGATTTTCATTCTCATTTATAAAAACAACTAATCCTCTGAGTTGTTATTGCATCTTCCTTGTATTAAAATAGTCCctccattttttttcaaaaaatataataacTTAGTTTCCTAATTCATCTTGGGAAAATTCCAGTGATTTAGATTTATATATTACACAATATTTTTAGGAGAACTTATTAGATTTTTATGAGTGTAGGCTAGTGATAAAGTAGGAAAAACTGGACGATATGTTCATATtttttgacataaaattttatatcggGCATCTGGATCATTGTTGTTTCTCGAAAGAATAATGATTAAACTATATGTCAGTAacatgcataattttttttcataggctCTAAATTGCATCCTATGCTGCATGATTTGCACCTCTAATTAGCCTCAAGCCGATAGACATAGATTTTAGTTGGTGCGTCTCTAAAAAGCTAGCAACCACCCATGGATGTGTATTGGTAGGGATCTTTTTGTGGGCTTCGAATCTTTCATCAACTTTGCTTGCCAAACATATCACCTGTGGTTGGCTGCAAGTTGCATGTCCCTCCTTTTTTTACttttacatgatatcatatataagCATGGGAGATGACCTCATTAACACATCACACATGGTTATCTATCAAAGATCACCCGAGAATTTTGTTGCACACGCTTGCAAGACATTGTTCATGTACAGAGACATCCAATTGGCCACTAGGGATCTCCTAGCTTCCAATGTTTTTTTCTAAATAGTCACTTCTAATAATCCTATAAGCTTGTGTAGTAGCAATGCCAAAACATGCACAATATACAAAGTGATAAGATTCATTTGGAGGCCAGTTTGGTGGCGAGGAGCAAAGTTTTCTTGCACTCGCCTTTTGTGATGGACGGAGGTGATGCAAAGTTGAAGCAATGTCATGGCTGGCATCCACGCAAAAAAAGCTTCATCATGCAGAGCCCGGACGCTCCGTCTTCCCGCCGTTATTACGGAAGCAGTAACGGCGCTGGCGGGTGCGTGGCGAGTGTGCCGTACGTTGACGGCGCCGACCAGGGGGGTGTTCGGGCCCCACCGCCAGGGAGAGCCTTGGTACGGCGGTCGCGTTGCCGTGGGCCCCGTCACCGAGGCGTCAGATTTCCCATCCATATCGTCATTCTGCCCGGGCGGCGCCGGTGGATCCTGCCCGCGGGCAGCCACACATCCGCTGCACGGGGCCGACACGATCTACCCAACACGTGCCGTATCCCCGCGGCCCTCCCCCATTCCGCCACGCGTCCCCGTCCCCACCCCTCTATGATCATTCGCGCCGCCCGCCCCGCTCTTGCCCGCAGTTCACCTCACCTCACCTCCCGGTGATCCGATCCGTCCCACAAAGACCGAAATGCCCCCGTACGGAAACAAGACAACCTACTGCTCACCGGTGGCGATCTCGTCATCAGATGCCGGCTGCCTGTGGACAGCGGCAAATCCGTAAAATCGTGGCGGAGTAGTGAAAAATCACAATCTTTTTGACCCCCTTAACCAGGGTTAAAATATAACGATAGGAAATTAAGCCTAGTTAAATTTTAAACCCCTCTCGTCTATTTAACCGCCTCCTCACGCTCTTCTTTCCCTCGTCCCTCCCCGCCTCTCCGTGGAATACTACTTCCGACTCCCCGGAAGTCCACTTCCTTTCTTGCTTCCTCTGTTTCCATTCCTCTCCACCGCTTCAAAATGACATCTTTCGATCTCGAAACagcttttctcctcttcttcgtCCCGCAAACCGTGTTCTCTCCGGTCATTGCCTTCGCCATCGTCGCGCTCACCGCCGTCTGGCTCAGCCCCGGAGGGCTCGCTTGGGCTCTCTCCAAGGCACCTCGCTCGATCCCCGGACCGCCGGGAGTAGTCCTGGCCCTTGCCGGCACCGCCGCCCATCGGGCCCTCGCTGGCCTCGCCCGCTCCATCGGAGCTACTCGCCTGATGGCCTTCTCCGTCGGCTTAACCCGCTTCATCGTGTCGAGCCACCCCGACACCGCCAGGGAGATACTCAACAGCTCGGCCTTCGCCGACCGGCCGATCAAGGAGTCCGCCTACGAGCTGCTCTTCCACCGCGCCATGGGCTTCGCGCCCTTCGGCGAGTACTGGAGGAATCTGAGGAGAATCTCCGCCACCCATTTGTTTAGCCCCCGGAGAATCGCCGCCTTCGGCGAGCACCGCTGGGCGATCGGCGAGCAGATGGTGGGGGATATAAGAGCTCTGATGGGGACCGATGGAGCGGTGGAACTGAAGCGGGTGCTTCATTTCGGGTCTCTAAACAACGTTATGATGAGTGTCTTCGGAAAAAGATTCGATTTTGCGAAGGGGGAAGGGCTGGAATTGGAAGCGTTGGTGAAAGAAGGATACGAGCTTCTTGGGATGTTCAACTGGAGCGACCACTTCCCCTTGTTGGGGTGGTTGGATCTCCAAGGAGTGAGAAAGAGGTGCCGTAGATTGGCTGGAAGAGTTAATGTGCTTGTGGGAAAGATCATAGAGGAGCACAGAAGGAAGAGGATTGATGGAGGTGGTCTGGATGGGGCTGGTGACTTTGTGGATGTGCTGCTGGATTTGGAGAAGGAGGAGAGGCTCTCTGACTCTGATATGGTTGCTGTTCTCTGGGTATGCTCTTCTTCTCCCCATGCCCTTCATCCTTATTTCCTCTtgattttattcttatttttggttTGTTATTGTGATATTTTTGGTTGGGTAGTAGTTTGCTATATAtggatatatttttttccttttgtatTGGTTAgattttgttgggtggatgtctggccaggacaccacctctcaagatcctttccagtaccacgcgatgcagcaggaagaaagaagaaacaaaacaaaaggaaaaacaatcaaaatacgtggatcagccacaaaagggctcgcctccacggggcatgcaaacttcactatgaaaagaaaattttacaagaggagacttcaccctcaacccttgtacacccaattctccctcacatgaagttcccctcacaaaagctctctctctcttggagaccccctgaacccctgaagagcctggcgaccgctgtccaggagcctcctgctccttctctcacagtgccctcgcccctctctctctctccacggttcgtacggcggcgagaaaccgaaccccatgcttctctgttcgtctcaggcctttttaaaggcttaaacctggtttaaatttgattagagaaggattaggaatccttaatcaagccaaatcacgtcccaagccgtccgatcaacaccgggagctctctggacccttagatcgcgctccggtccacggaatagggccgtggaccgcgagaatcgagtgggaaacgtccacgcggtccacaggccgcgccatggaccacccggtccacggtggaccggggatgggccagcaggctgctgggtcgcgcgtcccgcacgggcctgggcctgggtcgcgcgtcccgcgcgggcctgggcctgggacgcgcgtcccgcgcgggcctgggtcccgcgtcccgcccgggcctgggtcccgcgtcccacgcgggccagcgggcctgggacgcgcgtcccgcgcgccgccgcctgcggccgcgccgctgccgcccgccgccggtcgccggcggtcctccgccgcctcggttttcgtgctatcttcgaaagctcgtatcttctccatccgagctccgattcaggtgatcttggtctcgttggactccgtttttcgccgcgaacctcactgtgggctcaatgtgggctgaatctcgaggcgtcaaatcctaacaatctctacctcgactcgatattcggcctcctccaaac
Above is a genomic segment from Elaeis guineensis isolate ETL-2024a chromosome 1, EG11, whole genome shotgun sequence containing:
- the LOC140856624 gene encoding cytochrome P450 78A5-like; its protein translation is MTSFDLETAFLLFFVPQTVFSPVIAFAIVALTAVWLSPGGLAWALSKAPRSIPGPPGVVLALAGTAAHRALAGLARSIGATRLMAFSVGLTRFIVSSHPDTAREILNSSAFADRPIKESAYELLFHRAMGFAPFGEYWRNLRRISATHLFSPRRIAAFGEHRWAIGEQMVGDIRALMGTDGAVELKRVLHFGSLNNVMMSVFGKRFDFAKGEGLELEALVKEGYELLGMFNWSDHFPLLGWLDLQGVRKRCRRLAGRVNVLVGKIIEEHRRKRIDGGGLDGAGDFVDVLLDLEKEERLSDSDMVAVLWVCSSSPHALHPYFLLILFLFLVCYCDIFGWVVVCYIWIYFFPFVLVRFCWVDVWPGHHLSRSFPVLPSE